In Notolabrus celidotus isolate fNotCel1 chromosome 5, fNotCel1.pri, whole genome shotgun sequence, the genomic window AACTTAGAATTAATGTCTTGAGTTGCAAAGGAAATTAGCATTACAGAGAATTAGAACAGtgctttgtttattattgttactcTAACCAATAGCACACATTTCTACTATCATCTATTAAATCACAAAGTAATGAGAAAAGATGCACACAGAATGTGTTCTCTAAATTTCAGATGGTATGTTGGAGGTAAAGTGGAAGGGGTGAGGGAGAGATACAGTTGTCGTAGAAGATCTGAAGGTTCTGGTCGACATCCATGTTATTTTTCAGGAAGATCTCAAGCTCCTGGACTGGCATCTCATGAACGCTGTTGCCCTCTTTGGCGTTTTTCCCCAGCGCTGCGTGGGACGGGAAGCGGATTCGAACGTCGTGTGGTGAGTTCCGGTCATAGTCGGTGCAGCAGTAAGCGGACCACACATCTTCAGGGATGGCCACGCGGTCCTGGTTGTTACGACGGATCGTGTTGCCTCTGGTGGTCACTCCGGTGACAATGAAGGCTGTGCCGCGGCAGAAGTTGTTGAGACGGACCCGAATTCGCTCTTCGTACTCACGCCAGGGCCCGATATTGAACTCTCGTATCTCTGGGACAACGTTGGTCAGGGTGTAGGTGGCTGCTCGGTCGTGTGGGGTGGACTGATGCTGGTCTGGGTTTAGGTGGCCTCTCTCATACAGAACCACATCAGAGTAGTCGTCCAGGACTGCCTGGCTGTCCTCAAACTTCATGTGCAGGTAACCAGTAGGGAAGGGCAGCATGTTTCCATTACCATCAATTTCAGCCAGCTGGGGAGACACAGAAAAGCACTGAACAATCTGCCACAAATCTGCCACAAAGTTTCATTTGTGAACAATGGTTAATTCGAAGTGTTTGTATTTCAAAACCCCTTCATTAgctaagttttttttaaatcaattttgaACAACAAACTTCAAAATCACTCAAAAATATGCCTCTGACCTGTGGTTCATACATCCAAGGGTAGTCCACACGTCTGTCCCCCTCTGTTTTCTTAAAGGTGTAAGCTGAGTAAACCGGAATCCTCTTCTGGGGGTCGTACAGAGTCACGAATCGAGGTCTGTCCGCGTAACGTTGGCAGATCTTCTTCAGTCTGGTGCCAATGATCCCCCTCGGTGGGGTCCCCATATACAGGGAGTCCTTACATCTCTCTATGTGATTAAAATCTTGAACAACCGATGTTGAAATCAAAGGCAAAAAACAAACTATCACAGAAGCCAAAACTAAAGGTTCCAGCACGCTCATGGTTCATCTGTGTCTGCTACTACTGCCACGGctgtaaaacaaagacacagatgTTTGCAGTTATGATATAAATGTCCGAAAGAAGATATGCAAAGCAAGTAGAGTAACTGAAAGACATGCCTCCTTCTACATGAGGGCATGGATATGAGGGCCATTGCTTTGAGCTAACCAAGAAATTTGACCTTAATATTGAAAGACttggttaaattaaaagtgttgGGTCTCTTGTATGAAACCCTTTTTTAggttctttgtctctctttgaaGTGAATCTGTAACAAACTTATGAatatatatgaagagttcagtTCCCTGCATCACGCTCTTGGCTGTTTTAACTAGGCCTCATGGCTTGTTCTGATGAGATCTTAATTAACTGATGGTTTGACCTTTCTGCTCAATATATTCTGTGTTATGTGTTTATTATATTGACAGTGCAATCAAATCAAGAGGCAAAAGGACACTGGATCATTATGTCCTTTTGGGTTGTGTGCTGCAGTCAATATTTGAACATATTCCTTTACAACTTAATACTATTAGGAATTCAAAACCAGTACACATTTTCTAAGCAAGCAACCACATTTGTAAGACTTCCATTTggcacaaaatgttaaatctgtagCTACCTGCCAAATAACTTTCCCTTACAAAAACATCTTGACCTTGCAAGATCTTCCAATGACGCAAGCATACTAGTTTTACTGCTTCAGAGGAAGCTTAATAAGGCCATGAGTGAGATTCACTCTCATTGAAGACTGAATACTGCTGCTGTGCTGATGAAGCACAGGACAGAGAATGGGATATTCAGAGACGTGCTATCTATCAATGTAATGGTAACATGCAAAAAGGTCTTATCTGTACTCAGTAATGAACAAAAGATCCACAGTGACCAGTGTGGTTCAGAGGTACTATGCTACGCTCTGAATGGTGGATAAGCCTACGAACAGAGGAGAGATAAAAAGTGAAAGTTTAACTAGGGCACAACAAAGagtgacatttttcttttatattttatcttatcttttacAAGGTTTTGTACAGTTGGGTAAATACATTTTGTTGAAATGCAGTTCTTAGAATGTAGCAAAACAATCAATATCAATTCTTTTTAGAACACATTGTAAAGCAAAAAAACGTGAGGATTAATGGTTCAGTAATCTGCCAAAATAGTTCTactatttttactatttttctACTATTAATATAATACTTGACCCATTTAGCAGCTCATGTGTGCAGGAATATACACATCTCAcactattcttttattttcaaagcatTCACTGAGTCTTAAGTCCATCATAACATGATATGATAGCTGTAGCTTTTTTTCTGGTCATGTCCTTACTAAAACTTGACATAAACAGGCCATAGTGGTTCCATTGGCCTTCCAATGAAAAAAGGCTGACTGATTTACCCACTAAACTTCATGGACTGTCGTCTTTGAGCTCATTGCACATGCTCTAAAGAGTATCACTTGACGCAAGTATCCCCAGTTCTATTTGGGGTACTGTTCTTGCCAGGAGGATAATTGAAAGTCAAATAAGTCAGCTTAACTGTTTTCATTTGTGCATGAAAACAGGTTAGCAAGCAAGTCAAAAATGTCAACAACCTTTGAACAAAACCAAGAGTAATGTATAAAAGGCTGAAATGTACTGTATTTCTAAAACtagtttcaaactttaaactagTTTAAAGATAATGGATCAAATCTTTTGAATACTGAATTGTCAGAAAGTAATGGAGATACATTTTGGAAATAGCTTGCCTTTGGTAATGGATTGATTGTCCAGCTAgtcagctgagagtacagggTAGACAGTTGTAGTAGAATGATTAAAGAGATGGAGGAATGGTTGAAACTTTCAGAGGCTATGGAAAGGCTAAATGGGTAAAGCTGTGAAAAGTAATGGAATGGACGAATGATCTAACAAGCTTAGAGTAATTCAACAAAAAAATAGTATACAGTAGCTAAATAGATGACCAGTGGAAACAGCTAAATATAACTGAAAAACAATTATTATAGTTAGCTGAAATCACATAATGGATGAAGACTTAAAAAGGTCAACAGTAACGGAGCAGTTGTTGACACTGTTGGCTAAATGTAATATATGGAAGACAGAAACAGCTATAGCTAACAGTAATGGAAAGGCTAAATGGTTAAAGAGTTGGCTAACAGTAATGGAGATATGGTGGACATAGATACCTGAAggtcaaactgaaaaaaagttaaaagtaattaaaaaaacaaaactgaaatagTTAGCTTTAAAGCTCTTAGGAGTTTTAGCTAAGACTGACATTAATAGTGATGCTCTTAAATAACCTACAGACCCAAGTAAAGCCATCAGCGACAAGGTTGACAATTTCTATGAAGATATTTTTGTAGCCTCAAATTGCTGCTGGGGgataggtgtcagatgaagcgGTTTAAAGCATCTGCAAACACGTTTGTGATTACCTTTGTTTACCTTTCTCATGTTAAGGTttactgtaaaaaaagaaacagatgttttttgttggttttttaaCCATAAAAAAAGGACCTTTACACATACAGcagaaaatcagcaaagagatgaggtATTGTTTTGTTCAAAGGGGTCACTAAAATAGACTTGCTATAAAACTTAACATTTCCTCAGAGGAGCCTAAATAGTTGAAATAGTCATCTG contains:
- the LOC117812597 gene encoding endonuclease domain-containing 1 protein, which translates into the protein MSVLEPLVLASVIVCFLPLISTSVVQDFNHIERCKDSLYMGTPPRGIIGTRLKKICQRYADRPRFVTLYDPQKRIPVYSAYTFKKTEGDRRVDYPWMYEPQLAEIDGNGNMLPFPTGYLHMKFEDSQAVLDDYSDVVLYERGHLNPDQHQSTPHDRAATYTLTNVVPEIREFNIGPWREYEERIRVRLNNFCRGTAFIVTGVTTRGNTIRRNNQDRVAIPEDVWSAYCCTDYDRNSPHDVRIRFPSHAALGKNAKEGNSVHEMPVQELEIFLKNNMDVDQNLQIFYDNCISPSPLPLYLQHTI